A window of Cytobacillus sp. FSL H8-0458 genomic DNA:
GTAAAAAACCAGACCACACTGGTTATCGGCCCCAACTTTCTATGTGCTGCTACTTTATTTTTATAGCCCGTATATAACGAGATAATTCCTAAAACTGCTCCAACAGTTGCCAGTGTAATATGAAAAATTAAGAAGATCGTATAATAAATTTTTATATCATCAGGGCCGCCAAATGCAGTATTTCCAATAAAAACAGTTCTGCTGGCGTAAATGATAAAGAAAATAACAGCAAACACAGCAGCCAAAGTCATTGTTTTCTTATGAGCCTCAAGCTTTTTTTTGCTGATTTGCACCCACCCAATCGCAACCGTTATTGCACTTAGAACAATAAAGGCTGTGCTTATGGTAGGGAGTATAGGCAATGAGTATTCCATAAATTCTTCCTCTCTCCACTATCAGTTTAAAATTCAAATTCAAGGTGTTATTTATCACAAAGTTCATTTTATTAGAGTGTACTATATTTTTCAACAAACTGTATGAGCTTTTAATAAAAGTTCCTTAAATGTTCAATATTTATTTAATTCCATGTGATCATTATCATTGCAATATGCCAATATCTTTACTTTATTGAAAAAATAAACTCCAGCCTCTGACTGGAGTTTATTTTTTATTTTACTAAATGCGGATTTAGTATTGCTTCTTCTTCTGAAGGTGTAATTTCCTGTTCTTTTTTGTACCATGCATAGAAGATCTGCGCAAGAATAAAGCCATATACAATTTCCTGAATAATCTTCATGATGACCCCGCCAAGCTGCTGATCGTGTATAAGTGACATTGAATTGAACATTTCCGGCCCGCTAAGATTCAGGCTTGCCAGTGTCGCAGAAGGGACACATAACTGAAGAGCCTGAGCCCATGCATTTGGATCAGAATATGTGCTGTACATTGGAGTATCTGAAAAAATGATCAGAGCACATGCAGGTGTCAACAAAACGCCATTTGCAAAAATATATCCTACCTTTTTTAAACCGTCCAGTGACTCCATTTCAGGAAGCTCATTAATAGTCGGCCACCACATAAAGATTGCCAGAAGAAACAGGCCAGAGGTATACACAGTATGAAACATCATATCCGTTTTTACCACATCAAAAACATCTGGTATGTGGTATATGGAAAATACTCCATTGAACAGGATAATAGCTATTAATGGCCTTGTAAAAAGACTGAATACAGGTTTAATAGCTTTGTGATTAACCACTGCTCTCCACACCCACTGTGGGATTCCCATGACTACAAGGGGAGGAACAACTAAATACAGGATCGCCATCTGAATCATATGAGCATAAAACATTAAATGGCCCATCAGGTCAAGCGGTGAGCCTTTGATCGCATATAACACAATCATAGCGATTGTAAAATACACACCCTGCCTTTTAGTTAATGGCTCACTATCTTTGAACTTTCCACGATACTTTACTGTTAACATATAGTAGCCTGCAAGAATCAATGCTACAAATAAAAAGAAATATGGACTCCAAAGTGCACGGAAACCGAATATTTCCAAAGACATGAATATCACCTCATTAAATATTGCTCAACCGGCCTCATACGTATCCAATACTAAGCGATATTGACAAGTACTATTATACTCTCTTCAGTCTGCAATCTCAATAAATCGGAAATGGGTATTAATTGCAAATATTGCATTACATAAAAAGAAAATCGGCCTACAGCCGATTTTCTTTTTAACTTACCACCAAATAACCGTCAAGAAAGCAATGATTGTGATAAATCCGACAAATGCTCCTGAGTATAAGAACAAAGACGGTGCTTCATGACCTTTGTGGCTCATATGCATGAAATAATATAATTGGAAGATTACTTGCACAAGAGCAAGAATCAGGATGAACGGCACTATGAACCATCCGGAGAAACCTTCATAACCTGCTGCGACGAACGCAACAATTGTCAGGAAGATCATTAGTGCAAAAGTGATAACTTGATGTCTCATCTCTTCTGCACTTTTTTTGCGTCTATATTCAATGTCTACTCTTGGGTTACCTGAGTTTGGTTGTTGATTGGCCATCAGTTTATCCCACCATTCCCATTAAATATACTACTGTGAAGATGAATACCCAAACAACGTCGATAAAGTGCCAGTATAAGCTGGCTACATAGAACTTAGGAGCATTGTAAAGGCTCAATCCTCTTTTGCTGTTGCGGATCATCAACGTAGTGATCCATAGTAAACCGAATGCCACGTGAGCACCATGGAAACCAACTAACGTGTAGAAAGCTGAACCGAAGGCACTGCTTGTGAAGCTATGATGGAATTCATGCACATAGTGATTGAACTCGTAAATTTCCAAACCGAGGAATCCAAGTCCAAGCAAAACAGTAATTCCAAGCCATAGCTGCATTTTTTTGAAGTTGAAGTTCTTCATGTGATACATAGCATAAACGCTTGTGAGCGAGCTTGTTAATAGCAGCATTGTCATAATGAATGCCAAAGGAATTTCAAACAAGTCTTTCGCAAGAGCCATGTCACTGCTTGGTACTTTGTCTTTTAAAGCAAGGTAAGTAGCGAATAGGGAGGCGAATAAAACCGTCTCTCCCCCAAGGAAAAACCAGAAACCTAAGAATTTGTTCTTGGCTTCGAGGGTTTGTTTTTCAGGCGACGCAGGCCATGTTTCATAAGTCATTTTTTGTTCAGTAGCCATTATGCCTTAACCCCCTTATCATTAGTGTCTTCCAAATCTTCTTTATGAATGTGGTATCCATGATCATCCTTAACAGAACGCACAAACATGGAGCCTAGAGTAATAAGCATACCAACGATTAGTACTGGAACACCCCAGCTGTGTTCTGCGCGGTACATTGCACCAAATGCAGCAACAAATAGACCGAAAGAAATCACAAATGGAATGAATGAGTTGTTTGGCATATGAATATCACCAAGCGGCTCAGCAGGCGACATGCCTTTTTTGCCTTCCATTTTTTCAAGCCAGTATGCATCAAGGCCGCGAATCAGCGGAAGCTGCTTGAAGTTGTAGAATGGAGGCGGTGATGGAATGGCCCACTCTAATGTACGGCCGTCTCCCCAAGGATCATTGCCAACCTTTTCATTTTTAACGCTAGTAATAACAATATTTATTAACAAGATGATTACTGCAGCTGCCATGAAGAAAGCACCTACAGTACTTACCATATTTGACGTTTCAAACCCCTGTCCAGGAAGGTAAGTGAAAATACGGCGCGGCATTCCCCAAAGTCCAAGGAAATGCTGGATAAAGAATGTTAAATGGAATCCAATAAAGAATAATACGAACGTAATTTTTCCAAGGAATTCGTTTAACATTGTACCGAACATTTTTGGCCAGTAAAGGTGAGCGCCTGCAAATAGTGCAAACACAACACCGCCGACAATTACGTAATGGAAGTGGGCCACTACAAAGTAGCTGTCATGATACTGGTAATCCTGTGCAGCAGACGCCAGCATTACACCAGTAACACCGCCGGCTACGAATGAAGGAATAAAGGCAATAGCCCAAAGCATCGGAGTTGTGAAAGTGATGCTTCCGCCCCACATTGTAAATAGCCAGTTAAAGATCTTAATACCAGTTGGTACTGCAATTGCCATTGTTGCAACAGCAAAAATCGCGTTTGCAATCGGCCCCATACCAGTTGTAAACATATGGTGAGCCCATACCATGAATCCTAAGAAACCGATAAGAACCGTTGCGAATACCATTGAAGAGTATCCGAAAAGGCGCTTTCTTGAGAAAATCGCAAAAATCTCGGAGAAAATACCGAAAGCAGGCAATACCAAGATGTAAACTTCAGGGTGTCCAAAAATCCAGAAGAAATGCTCCCAGATAATTGTATTACCGCCCATAGCAGGATCAAAGAAGTTAGATCCAAACATGCGGTCGAAAATTAACAGGAATAGTCCTACTGTTAAAGCAGGGAATGCAAATAAAATCAATGCTGATGTAACAAATGTAGCCCAAGTGAACATTGGCATACGCATGTATGTCATACCAGGAGCACGCATGTTAATGATGGTAACAAGGAAGTTGATCCCCCCGATTAACGTACCAGCACCTGATATCTGCAGTCCAAGTGCATAGAAGTCGATCCCATGCCCTTCAGAAGCAATTGATAAAGAAGCATAAGAAGTCCAGCCGGCATCAGGAGCTCCACCTAAGAACCATGATAGGTTCAAGAAAACTCCACCAAAGAAAAACAGCCAGAATCCTAAAGAATTCAAGAATGGAAATGCAACGTCACGCGCACCGATCTGAAGTGGCATAACAGCATTCATAAACGCAAAAATCAGTGGCATAGCCGCCAAGAAGATCATCGTTGTACCGTGCATAGTTAAAATTTCATTATACAATCCGGCACTTACAAAGTCATTATTTGGTACTGCAAGCTGGATACGGATGAACATAGCTTCCAATCCGCCAAGCAAGAAGAAAAATCCGCCAGCTATAAGATAAAGGATTGCGATTTTTTTATGGTCGACTGTTGTTAAGTAATCCCATAAAACCGCTCCGAAACCTTTTTTTTGTGCTAAGGTACTCACAATTTTACCTCCCTTTTCAAAAAATCCCCTATTGTTCCATAACTTTCAAGCCCATTAAATATTCTGTCAGGGCATCAAGCTCTTCTTCAGATAATTCACCATAAGTACCTGTCATTTTATTGCCAGGTTTGAATGTTTCCGGATCTCTTAACCAATCCTTAAGATCTTCTTCAGTATGATCGAGGATACCGGCAATACGGTCACGATCACCGAAGTTTGTTAAGTTAGGAGCTAAACGAGCTGCTTCTGGAGCAGTGTTTGCCGGTGTTACAGCATGACAGCCGATACAACTGTTATTGAAGACTTCCTGACCAGCTTGAGCCAGATCTGTCTCTGCCTTTTTAGGTTCTTTTACTTCTGCCATTGCAGTTGCCCATTGATCGAATTCATCACGTGGAACCGCTTTAACTTTGAAATCCATTAATGCATGGGAAGGACCGCAAAGCTCAGCACATTTTCCATAAAAGTAATTGTCGGCTTCCTTAGCCTTTTCACTGTCAAACTTCAGCCAGAATTTATTCACGTTGTCCGTGTTCGTATCCAGCTTACCGCCTACAGCAGGAATCCAGAATGAGTGCTTAACATCAGAAGCAATAAGATTGAAATAAACTTTTTCATCCGTTGGCACAACTAATTCCTGGCCAGTGATAATTTCCTGGTTTGGATACTCAAATTCCCACCAGTATAAGTTTGCACGCACATTAACAACAAGTGCATCTGTTTTGCCTTCTTCATTCTTCTTTTCCATTGGGCCTACATCAGCAAGCTTAAAGGTAGCTGAAACTGTCGGTACAGCAAGAATAAGAAGCAAAAGAATAGGAATAACAGTCCAAATGATTTCCAGTTTGTGGCTTCCTTCAACTTGTTTTGGAATTCTGTCGTCCTTGCGGCGGAATTTAAAAACAACAATAAAGAAGATTACTGTTACGACGGCAATTACTCCTACCATTATTACAGTACTTAACACCATCAAATCAAATTGTGTCTGCGCCACTTCGCCGGCAGGTTTAAGCGTAGATAAATACGGTTTGCCGGAGCAAGCGGAAAGAATGAGCGCCATCATTGCAAACAGAGAAAAAAGACGCCACTTTGCAAGCCTTTTCATAGCTTAATCAAACCCCTCTTTCGTAAAGATTTCATTTTTTGAATTGTTTGATCAAAAAATATGGATAAATCCCCTCTCGTTAAAAACGAAAGAAGGAATTTCCTAACTAAGTTAAATAAGTGTGATAATTACCATAGCTACAAACATGATAGTCAGATATTGCAGGGAGTATACAAACATTAATGTAGCCCATTTAATATCATCATTAAACTTTCTTGCATATAACCCAGTCAATAACCAGCCGATGTTTAAAACCCCAGCAAGTAGTAAGAATGGCAATCCAAGTGATGGCATAAGAAACGGCAGCGGCAATAATGCTGCAACCCAAATATAAATATGCCTTTTAGTGGTTTTAAACCCTTTTACTACTGGGAGCATCGGAACTCCAGCAGCCCGGTATTCTTCTGCCCTTCTCATAGCCAGTGCATAAAAATGAGGTGGTTGCCAGATAAACACGATAGCGAACAGCACCCAAGCCATAGGGTCAAGATTGCCATCCGCAGCGGCCCACCCAATCAGCGGGGGAACTGCCCCTGAAATGCTGCCTATAATAGTATTGGAAACAAACCTGCGTTTCGTCCACATTGTATATAGGACAACATAGCTGAAAACACCAATTAATCCAATTACAACTGCTGTTGCTGTTGTAAACATTAAAAAGGCCGTACCAAGGCCAATAAGCAGAAAACTCAAAAGTGCCACCTTGCCCGGGTTCACTTTCCCAGTAACAGTTGGCCTCCCTTTTGTCCTTTCCATTAATGGATCAATGTCGCGGTCAATATAATTATTTAAGCTGCAGGAGCCTGCAATAATCAATGAGGAGCCGATTACTGTATAAAGAACCAGTTCCAGATTATTAAAAAATCCTTTTCCTGAAAAATGCAGTGCAAGCCAAATACCGGTGAAGGTTGTAATCAGATTGGAATTTACAATGCCAATTTTGATAAGAGCAAGGAAGTCCTTCCAAACTGTAGTCTCAGGTATATCTTGCTGAAGGCTTCGCTCTCTGTTCTCAATAGCAGCATCACTCAAAGCCCGTGAGTCAGACATATCTTTTCCTCCTTAATCCCTTATCGCGAACATTACACCTACTATAAAGTATAAATGCACTGAAAGCCATATTCACGATAAAAAACGAGGGGTAAACCCTGGATGAATAATAATCATACTAATAGTTTTCTACCATTAATAATGTCTTTAAACTGTTTACTATCTAAATGAATCTAAACCATTTCTCTGTATATTAAATCACACTTTAAAACTCTTTTGTGAATTTTTTTAGAATAATTTATGACTAATTTGTGTCAAAGTCTAAATTCACTTAAAGAAAGGGTTTATTTTTGAGATAATAAAACTGTTTCAAAGAACTATGGAGGAATAAACATACTCACTTTTATGTATTTTGGGTTACTTTCCGCGACAGGGGACATCCATTTTATACCCCCTTTATATTTCTAGCAAACTCTATTATAAGTTTCAACCTTTTTTACTATAATTAACATTATAATTTTTATTACTGTTGTAAAAAGCGTTTTATTCCTGTACTATCGAAAAAGTAAATGGACGCACATTCATATATGTCTTTTTATAGAATCTTTGTTAAGATAGATAATGGACAAATACGCAGTAAATCAATTATTGACACTATTGATAAACCTAGAATATTTAAAGAAGGTGAAAGGCTTTGCAACGATCTTTAAAATGGCTTGCTGTTCTTACATCAGTCGGCATGCTTTTGGTTTTGCTGGGCGGTGCCCTGGTAACGAAAACGGAATCAGGAATGGGGTGCGGGAAATCGTGGCCGCTTTGCAATGGCGAATTAGTTCCTACCGATATTACTCCTGAACTGATTATCGAACTGGCACATAGACTAGTTTCAGGCGCTATCGGATTTATGGTTCTTATCTTATCGATTTGGACATGGAGAAAAATAGGACATATTAGAGAGACAAAGTTTTTAGCGCTTACTTCACTTTTTTTCCTGGTCCTGCAGGCTTTAATTGGAGCTGCCGCAGTAGTCTGGGGGCAATCTGATTTTGTGCTCGCCCTTCATTTCGGGATTTCTTTAATATCATTTGCTTCAGTACTGCTCCTGACTTTGCTTATTTTTGAAGTTGATAAAAAATTCGAGGCAGAAAAGCTTATTATCGATAAAAGAATGAGGAAACATATTATTGGAGTTTCTTTATACAGCTATGCTGTTGTTTACACCGGCGCTCTTGTGCGTCATGTAAATGCTAGCCTTGTATGCCGTGACTGGCCGCTTTGCATAAATGGGTCTTTCGCACTTCCGGCTAATATGTACGAGTGGGTGCAAATGGGGCACAGGGCTGCCGCGGGATTAATTTTCATATGGATTGGTTACATTACCTATCTGGCCATTAAACATTACAAGGACCAGAAGGTAATTTACTGGGGCTGGATTATTTCATTTATATTAGTATCACTCCAGGTTGCCGCAGGAGCATTAGTTGTTTTAACCAGACTTAACTTGTATATAGCTCTTGCACATGCCTTCTTTATTTCCTGCTTATTTGGAGTATTAAGCTATTTTATCCTCCTGTCTTCACGAAGCAGAAAAAATGAGCTTGCTGTTTCAGAAGTTAAGGAAAAAGAGAAAAATGATGAATCTGCTATCCCTACCTTTACTTCCATTCCATAAATGCAATAAACAAAAGAGCTTCGGCAAATGCCGAAGCTCTTTTGTTTATTTTGACAACTCTATCAGGAGGTCTCCAGTTTGAATGGCTTCACCATTTGAGACGAAAATATCCTTCACAATTCCAGAGAATGGTGCCTGTACAGTGGTTTCCATCTTCATAGCCTCTGTAATCATTAAGTGATCGCCTTTTTCGACTTTTTCACCTTTTTCTACAAGTAACTTGATGACAGTTCCCGGCATGCTGGCTGCAATATGGCTTTCATTGTGCGGATCAGCTTTTGCCTTTGCTGCTGCTGTAGCTTTTATGCTTTCATCTTTTATGCTTACTTCCCTCGACTGGCCATTTAGCTCGAAATACACAATTCTTGTGCCATCAGCTTGAGGCTGGCCTATCGAAACTAATTTAACTATTAATGTTTTACCTGTTTCAATTTCAATTTCCACTTCCTCACCCAGTCTTAGACCATACAGGAATGTAGGGGTATCAAGAACAGAAATATCACCGAATTGATCGCAGATCTTAATATATTCCATAAATACTTTTGGATACAGTGCATAGGCAATTGCATCAAAACTTGTAACCTGTCTGCCTAATTCTTTAAAGAGTTTTTCTTTTAAAGCATCGAAGTCTACATCTTCAAGCAGCTCTCCCGGTCGGACTGTGATTGGCTCCCTGTCTTTCAATATGACCTTTTGCAGTTCAGCCGGGAATCCGCCATATGGCTGCCCCAGGTAGCCTTCAAACAGCTCTACAACTGAGTCTGGAAAGTCCAGAGATTTTCCTTTGTTCAAAACATCCTGCTCTGTCAGCTGATTCTGGACCATAAACAACGCCATATCACCAACTACCTTGGATGAAGGTGTAACTTTAACAATGTCACCAAACATTTGGTTCACACGGGAATACATGTCCTTAACTTCATCCCACTTATCCCCAAGGCCAACAGCTTTAGCCTGCTGCTGAAGATTACTGTATTGTCCGCCAGGCATCTCATGCTGATAGACTTCTGAATGAGGAGCTTTCATCCCGCTTTCGAAGTCCTGGTAGTATTTGCGCACATCTTCCCAATAGTAAGATAATTGCTCGAGCGACTGGATATCAATTTTTGGCTGTCTTTCATTTCCCTGCAGCGCGTAATATAAAGAGTTAGCACTTGGCTGGGATGTTAAGCCTGCCATTGTGCTCAGGGCCGTATCCACAATATCCACTCCAGCTTCAATAGCCTTTGCATATGTGTAAATTCCATTCCCGCTCGTATCATGTGTATGAAGATGAATTGGAATGTCAACAGTTTCTTTCAATTCAGAAATAAGAGTGTATGCTGATTGCGGCTTCAATAAACCAGCCATATCTTTGATGGCCAGTATATGAGCTCCCTGATTTTCCAGCTCCTTTGCCAGGTCTTTATAGTATTTAAGATTGTACTTGGTTCTGGCAGGATCCAGAATATCACCTGTATAGCACATAGCGGCTTCAGCAATTTTTCCTGTCTGGCGCACAGCATCAATTGCGACTTCCATCCCTTTTACCCAGTTAAGGCTATCGAAAATCCGGAATACATCGATGCCAGCGTAGGCTGATTTTTCTACGAACTCTCTTATTACATTATCCGGATAGTTTTTATACCCGACTGCATTCGAAGCACGAAGAAGCATCTGGAATAAAACATTTGGCATTTTTTCCCGCAGCGTCAGTAATCTATCCCAAGGGTCTTCTTTCAGGAATCTATAAGCAACGTCAAAAGTTGCACCGCCCCACATCTCAAAAGAAAACATATCCGGAAGCAATTTTGCTGTTGGCTCTGCTATATGCTTCAGGTCATTAGTTCTTACCCGCGTCGCGAGCAGGGATTGATGCGCATCACGGAAGGTAGTATCCGTAATCAGGACTTCTTTTTGTTCTTTAATCCATTTAACAAGCCCTTCAGGACCTTGATTATCTAAAATCTGCTTTGTTCCATCCTGGTAATCTGTGCTGTATTTTAATCTCGGTACTCGCGGCTCTTCAAATACCGGACGCTTTTTCTTTTCAATTCCCGGAAATCCATTTACTGTTACATTCCCGATATAATTCAGCATCTTCGTTCCGCGGTCTTTCCTTTTCGGGAAGAGGAATAGTTCAGGTGTTTCATCAATAAATGAAGTATCATATTCCCCTCTTAAAAATTTCTCGTGCTTTACTACATTCTCTAAGAAAGGAATGTTTGTTTTAATGCCCCTGATTCGGAACTCCTGCAGATTCCGCACCATTTTTGATGCTGCCTGCTGGAAAGTCATAGCGTGTGTTGAGAGCTTAACAAGCAGTGAATCATAATAAGGAGTGATCACGGCTCCCTGGAAACCGTTCCCCGCATCAAGTCGAACGCCGAAACCGCCTCCAGATCTGTAAGCCATTAACCGGCCAGTATCAGGCATGAAGTTATTTAAAGGGTCCTCTGTTGTAACACGTGATTGAATGGCAAAGCCATGTATATGAATATTTTCCTGTTTAGGAACACCAACTTCTTTGCTGTGCAGCGAGTAGCCCTCAGCCACCAGTATTTGCGTTTGTACAATATCAACACCTGTTACCATTTCGGTGATCGTATGCTCAACTTGCACACGCGGATTTACTTCTATGAAATAAAACTGATCACCAGAAACAAGGAATTCCACAGTTCCTGCATTTACATAATCTACATTCTTCATCAGGTTGACAGCAGCCTGGCATATATCGTCTCGCAGATGCTCCGGGAGGGAGACGCAAGGTGCAACTTCAACAACCTTCTGGTGGCGCCTTTGGACTGAACAATCTCTTTCATACAGGTGAACAATATTTCCTTCATGGTCACCTATGATTTGAACTTCGATATGCTTTGGTCTTTCTATGAATCTCTCAACATAAACCTCATCATTGCCAAAAGCTGCTTTTGCCTCTGATTTTGCACGCTCATATGATTCCTTTACTTCTTCAAGGTTCCTTACGATGCGCATGCCTCTTCCGCCGCCGCCCAGTGAAGCTTTAATGATAATTGGGAAGCCATGATTTTTGCCAAAGCTAATCACTTCATCCAGGCTGTCTACTGGACCATCACTGCCTGGAATAACCGGAATTTCAGCAAGCTGGGCTTGAGTTCTTGCTTTAACTTTATCTCCAAACATATCCAGATGCTTTGAAGTTGGACCGATAAATATGATGCCTTCTTCCTCGCACCGTTTTGCAAATTCAATATTTTCAGATAGAAATCCGTAGCCCGGATGAACGGCATCAACATCACTGCTTTTTGCTATATCAATGATTCCTTCAATATCAAGATAGGCATCAATCGGTTTTTTGCCCTCCCCTACCAGATATGCTTCATCCGCTTTATAGCGGTGGTAGGAACCGGAATCTTCTTTCGAATAGATGGCTACCGTGCGAATATCCAGCTCTGTGCAGGCACGGAATACACGAATGGCAATTTCTCCTCTGTTGGCTACTAATACCTTGTTAATTCTTCTGCTCAAACAAAACACC
This region includes:
- a CDS encoding DUF420 domain-containing protein; amino-acid sequence: MEYSLPILPTISTAFIVLSAITVAIGWVQISKKKLEAHKKTMTLAAVFAVIFFIIYASRTVFIGNTAFGGPDDIKIYYTIFLIFHITLATVGAVLGIISLYTGYKNKVAAHRKLGPITSVVWFFTGITGVAVYLLLYVFYHGGETTSVIKAILGT
- the ctaG gene encoding cytochrome c oxidase assembly factor CtaG; the protein is MSLEIFGFRALWSPYFFLFVALILAGYYMLTVKYRGKFKDSEPLTKRQGVYFTIAMIVLYAIKGSPLDLMGHLMFYAHMIQMAILYLVVPPLVVMGIPQWVWRAVVNHKAIKPVFSLFTRPLIAIILFNGVFSIYHIPDVFDVVKTDMMFHTVYTSGLFLLAIFMWWPTINELPEMESLDGLKKVGYIFANGVLLTPACALIIFSDTPMYSTYSDPNAWAQALQLCVPSATLASLNLSGPEMFNSMSLIHDQQLGGVIMKIIQEIVYGFILAQIFYAWYKKEQEITPSEEEAILNPHLVK
- the ctaF gene encoding cytochrome c oxidase subunit IVB yields the protein MANQQPNSGNPRVDIEYRRKKSAEEMRHQVITFALMIFLTIVAFVAAGYEGFSGWFIVPFILILALVQVIFQLYYFMHMSHKGHEAPSLFLYSGAFVGFITIIAFLTVIWW
- a CDS encoding cytochrome (ubi)quinol oxidase subunit III, coding for MATEQKMTYETWPASPEKQTLEAKNKFLGFWFFLGGETVLFASLFATYLALKDKVPSSDMALAKDLFEIPLAFIMTMLLLTSSLTSVYAMYHMKNFNFKKMQLWLGITVLLGLGFLGLEIYEFNHYVHEFHHSFTSSAFGSAFYTLVGFHGAHVAFGLLWITTLMIRNSKRGLSLYNAPKFYVASLYWHFIDVVWVFIFTVVYLMGMVG
- the ctaD gene encoding cytochrome c oxidase subunit I, with the translated sequence MSTLAQKKGFGAVLWDYLTTVDHKKIAILYLIAGGFFFLLGGLEAMFIRIQLAVPNNDFVSAGLYNEILTMHGTTMIFLAAMPLIFAFMNAVMPLQIGARDVAFPFLNSLGFWLFFFGGVFLNLSWFLGGAPDAGWTSYASLSIASEGHGIDFYALGLQISGAGTLIGGINFLVTIINMRAPGMTYMRMPMFTWATFVTSALILFAFPALTVGLFLLIFDRMFGSNFFDPAMGGNTIIWEHFFWIFGHPEVYILVLPAFGIFSEIFAIFSRKRLFGYSSMVFATVLIGFLGFMVWAHHMFTTGMGPIANAIFAVATMAIAVPTGIKIFNWLFTMWGGSITFTTPMLWAIAFIPSFVAGGVTGVMLASAAQDYQYHDSYFVVAHFHYVIVGGVVFALFAGAHLYWPKMFGTMLNEFLGKITFVLFFIGFHLTFFIQHFLGLWGMPRRIFTYLPGQGFETSNMVSTVGAFFMAAAVIILLINIVITSVKNEKVGNDPWGDGRTLEWAIPSPPPFYNFKQLPLIRGLDAYWLEKMEGKKGMSPAEPLGDIHMPNNSFIPFVISFGLFVAAFGAMYRAEHSWGVPVLIVGMLITLGSMFVRSVKDDHGYHIHKEDLEDTNDKGVKA
- the coxB gene encoding cytochrome c oxidase subunit II translates to MKRLAKWRLFSLFAMMALILSACSGKPYLSTLKPAGEVAQTQFDLMVLSTVIMVGVIAVVTVIFFIVVFKFRRKDDRIPKQVEGSHKLEIIWTVIPILLLLILAVPTVSATFKLADVGPMEKKNEEGKTDALVVNVRANLYWWEFEYPNQEIITGQELVVPTDEKVYFNLIASDVKHSFWIPAVGGKLDTNTDNVNKFWLKFDSEKAKEADNYFYGKCAELCGPSHALMDFKVKAVPRDEFDQWATAMAEVKEPKKAETDLAQAGQEVFNNSCIGCHAVTPANTAPEAARLAPNLTNFGDRDRIAGILDHTEEDLKDWLRDPETFKPGNKMTGTYGELSEEELDALTEYLMGLKVMEQ
- the cyoE gene encoding heme o synthase; the protein is MSDSRALSDAAIENRERSLQQDIPETTVWKDFLALIKIGIVNSNLITTFTGIWLALHFSGKGFFNNLELVLYTVIGSSLIIAGSCSLNNYIDRDIDPLMERTKGRPTVTGKVNPGKVALLSFLLIGLGTAFLMFTTATAVVIGLIGVFSYVVLYTMWTKRRFVSNTIIGSISGAVPPLIGWAAADGNLDPMAWVLFAIVFIWQPPHFYALAMRRAEEYRAAGVPMLPVVKGFKTTKRHIYIWVAALLPLPFLMPSLGLPFLLLAGVLNIGWLLTGLYARKFNDDIKWATLMFVYSLQYLTIMFVAMVIITLI
- a CDS encoding COX15/CtaA family protein; this encodes MQRSLKWLAVLTSVGMLLVLLGGALVTKTESGMGCGKSWPLCNGELVPTDITPELIIELAHRLVSGAIGFMVLILSIWTWRKIGHIRETKFLALTSLFFLVLQALIGAAAVVWGQSDFVLALHFGISLISFASVLLLTLLIFEVDKKFEAEKLIIDKRMRKHIIGVSLYSYAVVYTGALVRHVNASLVCRDWPLCINGSFALPANMYEWVQMGHRAAAGLIFIWIGYITYLAIKHYKDQKVIYWGWIISFILVSLQVAAGALVVLTRLNLYIALAHAFFISCLFGVLSYFILLSSRSRKNELAVSEVKEKEKNDESAIPTFTSIP
- the pyc gene encoding pyruvate carboxylase, translating into MSRRINKVLVANRGEIAIRVFRACTELDIRTVAIYSKEDSGSYHRYKADEAYLVGEGKKPIDAYLDIEGIIDIAKSSDVDAVHPGYGFLSENIEFAKRCEEEGIIFIGPTSKHLDMFGDKVKARTQAQLAEIPVIPGSDGPVDSLDEVISFGKNHGFPIIIKASLGGGGRGMRIVRNLEEVKESYERAKSEAKAAFGNDEVYVERFIERPKHIEVQIIGDHEGNIVHLYERDCSVQRRHQKVVEVAPCVSLPEHLRDDICQAAVNLMKNVDYVNAGTVEFLVSGDQFYFIEVNPRVQVEHTITEMVTGVDIVQTQILVAEGYSLHSKEVGVPKQENIHIHGFAIQSRVTTEDPLNNFMPDTGRLMAYRSGGGFGVRLDAGNGFQGAVITPYYDSLLVKLSTHAMTFQQAASKMVRNLQEFRIRGIKTNIPFLENVVKHEKFLRGEYDTSFIDETPELFLFPKRKDRGTKMLNYIGNVTVNGFPGIEKKKRPVFEEPRVPRLKYSTDYQDGTKQILDNQGPEGLVKWIKEQKEVLITDTTFRDAHQSLLATRVRTNDLKHIAEPTAKLLPDMFSFEMWGGATFDVAYRFLKEDPWDRLLTLREKMPNVLFQMLLRASNAVGYKNYPDNVIREFVEKSAYAGIDVFRIFDSLNWVKGMEVAIDAVRQTGKIAEAAMCYTGDILDPARTKYNLKYYKDLAKELENQGAHILAIKDMAGLLKPQSAYTLISELKETVDIPIHLHTHDTSGNGIYTYAKAIEAGVDIVDTALSTMAGLTSQPSANSLYYALQGNERQPKIDIQSLEQLSYYWEDVRKYYQDFESGMKAPHSEVYQHEMPGGQYSNLQQQAKAVGLGDKWDEVKDMYSRVNQMFGDIVKVTPSSKVVGDMALFMVQNQLTEQDVLNKGKSLDFPDSVVELFEGYLGQPYGGFPAELQKVILKDREPITVRPGELLEDVDFDALKEKLFKELGRQVTSFDAIAYALYPKVFMEYIKICDQFGDISVLDTPTFLYGLRLGEEVEIEIETGKTLIVKLVSIGQPQADGTRIVYFELNGQSREVSIKDESIKATAAAKAKADPHNESHIAASMPGTVIKLLVEKGEKVEKGDHLMITEAMKMETTVQAPFSGIVKDIFVSNGEAIQTGDLLIELSK